In Desulfomonile tiedjei DSM 6799, a genomic segment contains:
- a CDS encoding thermonuclease family protein — protein sequence MDYILGYLLAAARWLLIVILTFVSPEEFASWEGTVIKIVRPDEVRVKRPNGDEVNVRLYGIDCPLLESGQPFAKEAMQFATDLLQGKEVTVQPLPGRVEGSWYYPSIRAYDDLHWERGTVKYTRVIGLVYLDGKSVSEEFLERGMAWWYKPFVPFERGYKHLEDTARENKTGLWAHADAVPPWEFQQTPITEKADRDREPVHPWVTRSGSIAGMNQGNERKGIAGLSRKEDQSSTEQSSPIPGPEPREPEHPLAPSTEQKNDNVPQRATHSEPTETKAMPESPADPVRTQPDPPCHKMLGNLKSLAAQKETQTRSTLEQTLGPAIKTCTTESGLVLCFRCSIVGRKSATIEVLLESEESRLTYRYNACQCERFSAGAHE from the coding sequence TTGGATTATATTCTTGGATACCTGCTCGCAGCAGCCAGGTGGCTCCTCATTGTGATTCTCACCTTTGTCAGCCCTGAGGAGTTTGCTTCCTGGGAAGGGACTGTCATCAAGATCGTGAGACCGGATGAAGTGAGAGTCAAAAGACCCAATGGAGACGAGGTAAACGTTCGCCTGTACGGAATCGACTGCCCTCTTCTGGAATCCGGCCAACCCTTTGCGAAAGAGGCGATGCAGTTTGCAACAGACTTGCTTCAGGGCAAGGAAGTCACCGTACAGCCGTTGCCCGGACGTGTAGAGGGAAGCTGGTATTACCCCTCAATACGTGCGTATGACGATCTCCACTGGGAGCGAGGCACGGTGAAATACACGCGTGTCATAGGATTGGTTTATCTGGATGGAAAATCCGTGAGCGAAGAGTTTCTCGAACGAGGCATGGCATGGTGGTATAAACCATTCGTTCCTTTCGAGCGCGGGTACAAGCACCTGGAAGACACTGCCAGAGAGAACAAAACAGGATTGTGGGCACACGCAGATGCTGTTCCACCCTGGGAATTTCAGCAAACGCCAATCACTGAAAAGGCAGACCGCGACCGGGAACCCGTTCATCCATGGGTGACAAGGTCCGGTTCAATTGCCGGAATGAACCAAGGCAATGAGCGAAAAGGAATTGCTGGACTTTCCCGGAAGGAGGATCAGAGCTCGACAGAGCAGTCATCCCCGATTCCTGGACCTGAGCCCCGGGAACCGGAGCATCCTTTGGCTCCATCTACCGAACAAAAGAATGATAATGTTCCCCAAAGAGCAACTCATTCGGAACCTACAGAAACAAAAGCTATGCCTGAATCACCGGCCGATCCGGTCCGGACACAGCCTGATCCACCCTGTCATAAGATGCTCGGGAATCTGAAAAGCTTGGCGGCTCAGAAAGAAACGCAGACCAGATCCACATTGGAACAGACGCTTGGTCCCGCGATCAAAACCTGTACAACAGAATCCGGCCTGGTGCTTTGTTTCAGATGCTCGATTGTAGGACGCAAGAGTGCAACAATAGAGGTGCTTCTTGAATCGGAAGAGTCTCGATTAACCTATCGTTATAATGCATGTCAATGTGAGAGGTTCTCAGCCGGGGCGCACGAATGA
- a CDS encoding Ku protein, whose product MPRAMWSGSISFGLVNIPIKMVSATKSVDIHFHQIHEKTQCRVRQKLYCPQTDKEVPRDELVKGYEIAPDQYVILSDKELDAAAPKTGRTIEISEFVDLVSIDPIYYDKPYYLLPEERAAKAYQLLVNAMVKAGKVAIAKFVMRNKEYLAALRPLGNVICLETMRFTNEVILAEQLEGMPKPVPVDERELKMAQQLIDSLSEKFEPGKYSDEYSGRLQELIQKKIEGEEIITEAPPTEAEGRVINLMAALEESLARAGKKKKEFKQPRKRQSRAS is encoded by the coding sequence ATGCCCAGAGCAATGTGGAGCGGATCTATCAGCTTTGGATTGGTGAATATTCCGATAAAGATGGTTTCTGCGACGAAGAGTGTGGATATCCATTTTCATCAGATCCATGAGAAAACCCAGTGTCGAGTCAGGCAGAAACTGTACTGTCCTCAGACCGACAAAGAGGTTCCCCGGGACGAACTCGTTAAAGGATACGAGATTGCGCCCGACCAGTACGTAATCCTTTCCGACAAAGAGCTGGATGCAGCCGCGCCCAAAACCGGCAGAACCATAGAAATAAGCGAGTTCGTGGATCTCGTTTCCATAGATCCGATCTATTATGACAAGCCCTACTATCTCTTGCCGGAAGAACGAGCAGCCAAGGCCTATCAACTTCTGGTGAATGCAATGGTGAAGGCCGGAAAAGTAGCCATCGCAAAGTTCGTGATGCGAAACAAAGAGTATCTTGCCGCTCTGCGACCTCTGGGAAATGTCATCTGTCTGGAAACCATGCGGTTTACAAATGAGGTCATTCTGGCCGAGCAATTGGAAGGCATGCCCAAACCGGTTCCCGTGGATGAGCGTGAACTGAAGATGGCTCAGCAGTTGATCGATTCGCTTTCCGAAAAGTTCGAACCGGGAAAATATTCCGATGAATATTCCGGACGTCTCCAGGAGCTCATACAGAAGAAGATCGAGGGAGAAGAGATCATAACCGAAGCTCCTCCAACCGAAGCCGAAGGTCGAGTCATCAATCTTATGGCAGCCCTGGAGGAAAGCCTGGCCAGGGCAGGCAAGAAAAAGAAGGAATTCAAACAGCCGAGAAAAAGACAGAGCAGGGCAAGTTAG
- a CDS encoding DinB family protein produces the protein MRRGHGFWTIAEHVSHLAEVQAMLFERFQRFIDETHPEFVPYIPKDDQDASNTPLVMNMDAALERFALYRHKQLDLLEGADNSIWQKTAIHPEYESYSLYILVRHVLMHDYWHMYRMEELWLTRDAYLTKLE, from the coding sequence TTGCGAAGAGGTCATGGGTTTTGGACAATTGCCGAACATGTCAGCCACCTGGCTGAAGTCCAAGCAATGCTGTTTGAGCGGTTTCAGCGATTCATAGATGAAACTCACCCGGAGTTTGTCCCGTACATTCCCAAGGATGACCAGGATGCTTCCAATACCCCTCTGGTCATGAATATGGATGCTGCATTGGAGCGGTTCGCACTGTACCGCCATAAACAGCTCGATCTCCTTGAAGGTGCCGATAACTCAATATGGCAGAAGACAGCAATACACCCGGAATATGAGAGCTATTCTTTGTACATTCTGGTGAGACACGTCCTGATGCATGATTACTGGCACATGTACAGGATGGAGGAACTTTGGCTGACCAGAGATGCCTATCTGACAAAGTTGGAATAG
- a CDS encoding RNA polymerase sigma factor, whose translation MEKYEVSGAGSDVRDLVNACNRGDRDSWQEFYSRYLPLVHCAVRRFAPSDELEDLSQEVFIQLFKALRSFDEEKSLEAFIMEIARRVAISGFRRATAFKRGGPNRNRHVDISQNGDLHHGLCSSASAENQETLLIRAEEMKFLRFALDAISEACKKLLGFRYDQGLSYQEISALLGTKEATLRVQVARCLSALSTHYGKVASMEDLEK comes from the coding sequence TTGGAGAAATATGAAGTGAGCGGCGCCGGTTCGGATGTACGTGATCTCGTAAATGCCTGCAATCGCGGAGACAGGGACTCCTGGCAGGAGTTTTATTCGCGTTATTTGCCGCTTGTGCATTGCGCGGTCAGGCGTTTTGCCCCTTCGGACGAACTCGAAGATTTATCGCAAGAGGTATTCATACAACTTTTCAAGGCGTTACGGAGTTTTGACGAAGAGAAGTCACTTGAAGCATTTATTATGGAAATAGCGCGCCGCGTCGCGATAAGCGGGTTTCGCCGGGCAACAGCCTTCAAACGAGGGGGACCAAACCGTAACCGGCACGTGGATATTTCTCAAAATGGAGACTTACACCACGGATTGTGTTCCTCAGCTTCCGCGGAGAATCAGGAGACGCTGCTCATTCGGGCCGAAGAGATGAAGTTCTTGAGATTCGCGTTGGACGCGATTTCCGAAGCATGCAAAAAACTCCTCGGCTTTCGCTACGATCAGGGGCTTTCGTATCAGGAGATTTCAGCATTGCTAGGGACCAAAGAAGCTACTTTACGCGTCCAGGTAGCCAGATGTTTGTCAGCGCTGTCCACACACTATGGAAAGGTCGCTTCCATGGAGGACCTCGAGAAATGA
- a CDS encoding zf-HC2 domain-containing protein translates to MTESVTCPQGWESSQLLAYIEGDLDPATEGELLRHIDTCPVCMQELHAIKRVDALLREYPESFHPGEEALYRYAVKGNDPEASISRHVDSCSECRKTVETYRQMHGLKKAVTETVPLPQALEDARLKRIPSVGAEVPKIWSESVREIFSRLFTIPALALGSAAAALLLAVLIIPLWQHLHENTLRTLAPLQGHPPAPGIGESAPTPQALPAAPKPASNQLHDESRAAPESAGPAVQSREGSPKSSVGLKLQGEGKAAREATPAQQPYGELHAQAPPKEAPATAEELKERLHQLDTRRFTKKRGSADLMSRSPELLEKTDGVVVRIVITDSEGRQIPLSQFQSRQVPEQEKQTAVEGDAVSTSGIPHYRVHIRLLERAEEFDIDAKLFDESANEKDPLKTVMEYHVGKEELPKRIYIVIDSLVRFCKDLQK, encoded by the coding sequence ATGACCGAATCCGTAACATGCCCACAGGGATGGGAATCTTCTCAATTATTGGCTTACATCGAAGGCGATCTGGATCCTGCTACTGAAGGGGAACTGCTGCGGCACATTGATACGTGTCCAGTTTGTATGCAGGAACTGCATGCAATCAAACGCGTGGATGCACTGCTCAGAGAGTATCCCGAGAGTTTTCATCCTGGAGAAGAGGCGCTTTACAGATACGCCGTTAAGGGAAACGATCCGGAAGCAAGCATTTCCCGTCACGTCGATTCCTGCTCAGAATGCCGAAAAACTGTAGAAACTTACCGTCAAATGCACGGTTTGAAAAAGGCGGTGACGGAAACGGTTCCGTTGCCGCAGGCTCTCGAGGATGCAAGATTGAAACGAATCCCATCTGTGGGTGCAGAAGTCCCGAAGATCTGGAGCGAATCGGTCAGAGAGATCTTCTCACGCTTGTTTACGATTCCTGCACTTGCGCTGGGTTCCGCTGCCGCGGCATTATTGCTGGCAGTTCTCATAATTCCTTTGTGGCAGCACCTTCACGAAAACACACTCAGGACTCTCGCGCCGCTTCAAGGACATCCGCCTGCTCCCGGCATCGGAGAATCGGCTCCGACACCACAAGCTTTGCCAGCCGCTCCTAAACCGGCTTCGAACCAACTCCACGACGAGTCGCGTGCAGCACCGGAAAGCGCCGGGCCTGCAGTTCAGTCTCGGGAAGGTTCGCCTAAATCGTCAGTCGGGTTGAAATTACAGGGCGAGGGAAAGGCTGCCCGAGAAGCAACACCAGCCCAACAGCCTTATGGAGAGTTACATGCTCAAGCACCCCCGAAGGAAGCGCCCGCAACTGCAGAGGAACTGAAAGAAAGACTCCATCAGTTGGATACGAGGCGTTTTACGAAAAAAAGGGGGAGCGCCGATTTGATGAGCCGATCTCCTGAATTGCTCGAGAAAACGGACGGCGTCGTCGTGCGCATCGTGATTACCGATTCTGAGGGCAGGCAAATCCCTCTTTCACAGTTTCAATCACGGCAGGTACCGGAGCAAGAGAAGCAGACTGCGGTCGAAGGTGACGCTGTATCCACATCGGGCATCCCTCACTATCGAGTACATATTCGGCTTCTCGAGCGGGCAGAAGAATTTGACATCGATGCAAAGCTGTTCGATGAATCTGCGAATGAAAAAGATCCCTTGAAAACCGTCATGGAGTATCATGTAGGCAAAGAAGAACTTCCGAAGAGGATCTATATTGTTATCGATTCGCTTGTTCGGTTCTGCAAGGATCTACAAAAATAG